The proteins below come from a single Cannabis sativa cultivar Pink pepper isolate KNU-18-1 chromosome 3, ASM2916894v1, whole genome shotgun sequence genomic window:
- the LOC115709899 gene encoding putative disease resistance protein RGA4 — translation MADLAYILAGNVLDRLGSIAYNKISLAHGMKDDLEKLKLITLSLQEVLPDAETKQEQRPSLKTWVTQLKDIFNDAVDVLDEFECELQRRNVVQQYASFNRKVRRFFSYSNPLAYRFSVAHRIKEIRKKLDEVDKNMRQFQLIKTPLNVEESFRETHSFVNLSDVIGRDREKREFVDIVLKDKTQESDNQIPVISVIGIGGLGKTTLIKIVYNDDEIKEKFDLRIWVCVSLDFNVSKIVKDILIDATGNSNVTSNSPSLNQLQKSLISTLKGKKFLLVLDDVWNEDFSKWQALAELLSVGSKESRIIVTTRNSEVASIMGETNTYELKGLLEKDCFSLFFRYAFGSEATAAEYPQLKQIGEEIVRKCGGVPLALKTLGSLLRLKKCEAREWEIIRDSKIWELKEVQRDILPILRLSYNAMSPYLRQCFAYCSVFEEDTTLPHICLIRIWMALGMLPSPKNKEELEDIGESCFIELCNRSFFQADHDQDYFGLILAFRVHDLIHNFACSITQNECSIINSDDNREISDLVRYLRVVINENNLKKLSKLKKLKCIHVKCTGEEKDEVVQLFLSTCISTFKNLRVFDLSELSFEVLPSSIGSMKQLRYLDLYNNEKIKRLPDSICKLQSLQTLIFGGCVELEELPKGIWNLVSLRILSLTTKQTLLGDCGIGRLKSIRILIILNCKNLKALPDDLIYCTTLNTLAIIGCQELMSLPKGMECLTSLHTLIILGCDQLNLASESIKEDVQWRLQTFVIDELPMTTDLPQWLQHAAKTLRRIQIEDCSKLVRLPEWLPKLMSLEKLVIKDCPKLLSLPDGMEGLTSLTHLKIEDCDALEERCEREVGPDWHKVAHVPNLSIGEDD, via the coding sequence ATGGCAGATCTAGCTTACATTTTAGCTGGAAATGTGTTGGACAGGTTAGGCTCCATTGCTTACAACAAAATTAGCTTGGCACATGGCATGAAAGATGACCTCGAAAAGCTTAAGCTAATCACACTCAGCCTCCAAGAAGTTCTCCCAGATGCAGAAACTAAGCAGGAACAGAGGCCATCACTCAAAACTTGGGTCACTCAGCTTAAAGATATATTCAACGATGCAGTGGATGTATTGGATGAATTTGAGTGCGAACTACAAAGGAGAAACGTTGTCCAACAATATGCCTCTTTCAATAGAAAGGTACGTCGTTTCTTTTCGTATTCCAACCCACTTGCCTATCGTTTTAGTGTAGCTCATCGAATTAAAGAGATAAGGAAGAAGTTAGATGAGGTTGATAAGAATATGAGACAGTTTCAATTGATCAAAACCCCATTGAATGTGGAAGAAAGTTTCAGAGAAACTCACTCCTTTGTTAACCTTTCAGACGTTATTGGTAGAGATCGTGAAAAGAGGGAGTTTGTAGATATAGTATTGAAGGACAAAACTCAAGAAAGTGATAATCAAATTCCTGTTATATCTGTAATTGGGATTGGAGGTTTAGGAAAGACTACACTTATCAAAATAGTATACAATGATGATGAAATTAAAGAAAAGTTTGATTTAAGAATTTGGGTATGTGTCTCTTTGGATTTCAATGtgtctaaaatagtaaaagatATTCTTATAGATGCAACTGGCAATAGTAATGTTACAAGTAACTCGCCTAGTTTAAACCAGTTGCAAAAATCCTTGATAAGCACCTTGAAAGGTAAAAAATTTCTACTTGTATTGGATGATGTATGGAATGAGGATTTTTCAAAGTGGCAGGCATTGGCAGAGTTGTTATCGGTGGGTTCTAAGGAAAGCAGAATTATAGTGACAACACGAAACAGTGAAGTTGCTTCAATCATGGGTGAAACAAATACGTATGAATTGAAGGGTCTCCTTGAGAAGGATTGTTTCTCTTTATTTTTCAGGTATGCGTTTGGAAGTGAAGCAACAGCAGCTGAGTATCCACAGCTCAAACAAATTGGTGAGGAAATTGTGAGAAAGTGTGGTGGGGTTCCCTTGGCATTGAAGACATTGGGTAGTCTTCTTCGGTTAAAGAAATGTGAAGCTCGTGAATGGGAAATCATAAGAGACAGTAAAATTTGGGAGTTAAAAGAAGTGCAACGTGACATTTTGCCGATATTGCGATTAAGTTACAATGCAATGTCTCCGTATTTGAGACAATGTTTTGCTTATTGCTCAGTATTTGAAGAGGATACTACATTGCCCCACATTTGTTTGATTAGGATTTGGATGGCACTTGGAATGCTTCCCTCACCTAAAAACAAAGAGGAGCTCGAAGATATCGGTGAGTCATGTTTTATAGAGTTGTGCAACAGATCTTTCTTTCAAGCCGACCATGATCAAGATTATTTTGGACTCATCCTAGCCTTTAGAGTGCATGATTTAATTCACAACTTTGCATGCTCAATAACCCAAAATGAGTGCTCAATTATAAATTCCGACGACAATAGAGAGATATCTGATCTGGTAAGATATTTAAGAGTTGTTATCAATGAGAATAACTTGAAAAAACTGAGTAAGCTAAAGAAACTGAAGTGTATCCATGTTAAGTGTACCGGGGAAGAGAAGGATGAAGTTGTGCAGTTATTCCTTTCTACATGCATCTCAACATTCAAGAACTTACGAGTGTTTGATTTATCAGAATTATCTTTTGAGGTGTTGCCAAGTTCGATTGGGAGCATGAAGCAGTTGAGATATCTTGATTTATACAATAATGAAAAGATAAAGAGATTGCCTGATTCAATTTGTAAGCTGCAAAGTTTACAAACTTTGATTTTTGGTGGATGTGTGGAGCTTGAGGAATTACCTAAGGGTATATGGAACTTGGTAAGCCTTAGAATTCTTTCATTAACCACAAAACAGACCCTTTTAGGAGATTGTGGAATTGGTCGATTAAAGTCTATtcgtatattaattattttgaattgtaAGAATTTGAAAGCCTTGCCAGATGACTTGATATACTGCACTACATTAAATACTCTTGCAATAATTGGTTGTCAAGAATTAATGTCTCTACCAAAAGGGATGGAATGCCTCACATCATTACATACTCTCATAATATTGGGTTGTGATCAACTCAACTTAGCAAGTGAAAGTATTAAAGAAGATGTCCAATGGAGACTTCAGACATTTGTGATTGATGAGCTACCAATGACAACAGATCTGCCTCAATGGCTCCAACATGCTGCCAAGACCCTGCGACGAATACAGATTGAAGATTGTTCCAAACTAGTGAGACTGCCGGAGTGGCTGCCAAAACTCATGTCACTCGAGAAGCTTGTGATTAAGGATTGTCCAAAATTGTTGTCCCTTCCCGATGGGATGGAAGGCCTCACCTCCCTTACACATTTGAAGATTGAAGATTGCGATGCATTAGAGGAAAGATGCGAACGAGAAGTAGGCCCGGATTGGCATAAGGTCGCTCATGTTCCCAACCTTTCTATCGGTGAAGATGATTGA
- the LOC115709887 gene encoding uncharacterized protein LOC115709887 isoform X1, whose translation MMHRFVDNVLAVTKESAKTITYESLNNIARFINGVSALLLAFLPGNGTILEGIHGWELRPTFRGPRLPRWMENGVSSFNHFIHELSVESDTSSIDASSGEEDYDDICPASPLSQSSRASRSSSFSRYDRRRTGWITYIFMWLLFPIKFLLGIPCLFYRLSCGDSKSSTTSGSDQVPSLRSRKSIQTLKDHMVHRTTDKRRGVVEDLQLAIEIFIEAIFDIVHKVAHFLLSPSEAFRVVSRFCFSHNSRDKEAHESDARASVQTSTLGENDPSTTERTASFQALNTDARTCQDVITELGYPYEAIHVITNDGYVLLLERIPRRDSKKAVYLQHGILDSSMGWVSNGVVGSPAFAAFDQGYDVFLGNFRGLVSREHIDKSISLRQYWRYSINEHATEDIPAMIGKIHEVKTAELNLSQPGSGEETSDEQPYKLCAVSHSLGGAAMLMYLITQRIREKPHRLSRLILLSPAGFHSDSTLVFTVVEYLFLLLAPLLEPFVPGFYIPTRFFRMLLNKLARDFHNYPAVGGLVQTLMSYVVGGDSSNWVGVLGLPHYNMNDMPGVSFHVALHLAQMKRSGRFRMFDYGSVATNMDIYGSPEPLDIGEYYSFIDIPVDLVAGRKDKVIRPSMVRKHYKLMKESGVDVSYNEFEYAHLDFTFSHREELLAYVMSRLLLVEPTTLSRQSSLKALKLKKKELVKNDSKAEEESTSQ comes from the exons ATGATGCATCGTTTCGTTGACAATGTTCTTGCTGTCACCAAAGA GTCAGCTAAGACAATCACTTATGAATCTTTGAATAACATTGCAAGGTTTATTAATGGAGTGTCAGCACTTCTGTTGGCATTTTTACCTGGCAATGGTACAATCCTTGAAGGCATTCACGGCTGGGAGCTTAGACCCACTTTTCGTGGACCCCGGCTTCCACGCTGGATGGAAAA TGGGGTGTCTTCTTTCAATCATTTCATTCATGAGCTTTCAGTGGAATCCGATACTTCAAGCATAGATGCCTCATCAGGAGAAGAAGATTATGACGACATATGTCCCGCATCTCCATTATCTCAGAGTTCACGAGCCTCTAGATCTAGCTCATTTTCAAGGTATGATAGGCGTCGAACCGGATGgatcacatatatatttatgtggCTTTTGTTTCCCATTAAGTTCCTGCTTGGGATTCCATGCCTTTTCTATCGTCTGTCTTGTGGTGACTCAAAATCCTCCACTACTTCGGGAAGTGATCAAGTTCCTAGTCTACGTTCTCGCAAGAGTATACAAACCCTCAAGGATCATATGGTTCACCGAACAACTGACAAGAGACGTGGAGTTGTTGAG GATCTTCAACTAGCTATTGAGATTTTCATAGAAGCTATATTTGATATTGTTCACAAGGTAGCACATTTTCTTCTCTCACCATCTGAGGCATTCAGAGTAGTGTCTCGCTTTTGTTTCTCACACAACAGCCGGGATAAAGAAGCTCATGAAAGTGATGCAAGAGCTTCTGTTCAAACATCTACACTTGGAGAAAATGATCCAAGTACTACAGAAAGAACTGCCTCTTTCCAGGCACTGAACACAGATGCTAGGACATGTCAGGATGTAATAACCGAACTTGG GTACCCATATGAAGCAATTCATGTCATCACAAATGATGGTTATGTCCTTCTCCTGGAAAGAATTCCTAG ACGTGATTCGAAGAAAGCTGTTTATCTACAACATGGAATCTTGGATTCTTCAATGGG CTGGGTGTCTAATGGGGTTGTTGGTTCACCAGCTTTCGCAGCCTTTGATCAAG GATACGATGTATTCCTTGGGAACTTCCGTGGTTTGGTTTCTAGGGAGCACATTGACAAAAGTATTTCATTAAGACA ATACTGGCGGTACTCCATTAATGAGCATGCCACTGAGGATATTCCTGCAATGATTGGGAAGATTCACGAAGTAAAAACGGCTGAATTAAACCTTAGTCAACCAGGTTCTGGGGAAGAAACAAGTGATGAACAGCCTTACAAGCTTTGTGCAGTTTCTCATAGTTTAGGAGGTGCAGCCATGCTAATGTATCTCATAACTCAGAGGATTCGAGAGAAGCCTCATAGACTCTCGAGACTCATTTTGCTGTCCCCTGCTGGTTTCCACAGCGATTCTACTCTAGTATTCACAGTAGTGGAGTATCTATTTCTTCTTCTGGCTCCTCTCCTGGAACCTTTTGTTCCTGGATTCTACATACCAACCAGGTTTTTCCGTATGCTTTTGAACAAATTGGCTCGTGACTTCCATAACTATCCAGCCGTTGGAGGACTGGTGCAAACATTGATGAGTTATGTTGTCGGCGGAGACAGCTCAAATTGGGTTGGAGTATTAGGATTACCACATTACAACATGAATGACATGCCAGGGGTATCATTTCATGTGGCGCTTCATCTTGCACAGATGAAGCGTTCAGGAAGATTCAGAATGTTCGACTATGGCAGTGTAGCTACCAACATGGATATATACGGATCTCCTGAGCCATTGGACATTGGCGAGTACTACAGTTTTATCGACATCCCGGTTGATTTAGTCGCAGGACGAAAAGATAAGGTGATTCGTCCATCAATGGTAAGAAAACATTACAAGTTGATGAAGGAATCAGGTGTAGATGTTTCGTACAACGAATTCGAGTACGCTCATTTGGACTTCACATTCTCTCATCGCGAAGAACTCTTGGCTTATGTCATGTCTCGCTTGCTTCTCGTGGAACCAACTACTCTTTCGCGACAATCTAGTCTTAAAGCTTTAAAGCTAAAGAAAAAAGAACTGGTTAAGAATGATTCCAAGGCTGAAGAAGAATCGACAAGCCAGTAA
- the LOC115709887 gene encoding uncharacterized protein LOC115709887 isoform X2, which yields MENGVSSFNHFIHELSVESDTSSIDASSGEEDYDDICPASPLSQSSRASRSSSFSRYDRRRTGWITYIFMWLLFPIKFLLGIPCLFYRLSCGDSKSSTTSGSDQVPSLRSRKSIQTLKDHMVHRTTDKRRGVVEDLQLAIEIFIEAIFDIVHKVAHFLLSPSEAFRVVSRFCFSHNSRDKEAHESDARASVQTSTLGENDPSTTERTASFQALNTDARTCQDVITELGYPYEAIHVITNDGYVLLLERIPRRDSKKAVYLQHGILDSSMGWVSNGVVGSPAFAAFDQGYDVFLGNFRGLVSREHIDKSISLRQYWRYSINEHATEDIPAMIGKIHEVKTAELNLSQPGSGEETSDEQPYKLCAVSHSLGGAAMLMYLITQRIREKPHRLSRLILLSPAGFHSDSTLVFTVVEYLFLLLAPLLEPFVPGFYIPTRFFRMLLNKLARDFHNYPAVGGLVQTLMSYVVGGDSSNWVGVLGLPHYNMNDMPGVSFHVALHLAQMKRSGRFRMFDYGSVATNMDIYGSPEPLDIGEYYSFIDIPVDLVAGRKDKVIRPSMVRKHYKLMKESGVDVSYNEFEYAHLDFTFSHREELLAYVMSRLLLVEPTTLSRQSSLKALKLKKKELVKNDSKAEEESTSQ from the exons ATGGAAAA TGGGGTGTCTTCTTTCAATCATTTCATTCATGAGCTTTCAGTGGAATCCGATACTTCAAGCATAGATGCCTCATCAGGAGAAGAAGATTATGACGACATATGTCCCGCATCTCCATTATCTCAGAGTTCACGAGCCTCTAGATCTAGCTCATTTTCAAGGTATGATAGGCGTCGAACCGGATGgatcacatatatatttatgtggCTTTTGTTTCCCATTAAGTTCCTGCTTGGGATTCCATGCCTTTTCTATCGTCTGTCTTGTGGTGACTCAAAATCCTCCACTACTTCGGGAAGTGATCAAGTTCCTAGTCTACGTTCTCGCAAGAGTATACAAACCCTCAAGGATCATATGGTTCACCGAACAACTGACAAGAGACGTGGAGTTGTTGAG GATCTTCAACTAGCTATTGAGATTTTCATAGAAGCTATATTTGATATTGTTCACAAGGTAGCACATTTTCTTCTCTCACCATCTGAGGCATTCAGAGTAGTGTCTCGCTTTTGTTTCTCACACAACAGCCGGGATAAAGAAGCTCATGAAAGTGATGCAAGAGCTTCTGTTCAAACATCTACACTTGGAGAAAATGATCCAAGTACTACAGAAAGAACTGCCTCTTTCCAGGCACTGAACACAGATGCTAGGACATGTCAGGATGTAATAACCGAACTTGG GTACCCATATGAAGCAATTCATGTCATCACAAATGATGGTTATGTCCTTCTCCTGGAAAGAATTCCTAG ACGTGATTCGAAGAAAGCTGTTTATCTACAACATGGAATCTTGGATTCTTCAATGGG CTGGGTGTCTAATGGGGTTGTTGGTTCACCAGCTTTCGCAGCCTTTGATCAAG GATACGATGTATTCCTTGGGAACTTCCGTGGTTTGGTTTCTAGGGAGCACATTGACAAAAGTATTTCATTAAGACA ATACTGGCGGTACTCCATTAATGAGCATGCCACTGAGGATATTCCTGCAATGATTGGGAAGATTCACGAAGTAAAAACGGCTGAATTAAACCTTAGTCAACCAGGTTCTGGGGAAGAAACAAGTGATGAACAGCCTTACAAGCTTTGTGCAGTTTCTCATAGTTTAGGAGGTGCAGCCATGCTAATGTATCTCATAACTCAGAGGATTCGAGAGAAGCCTCATAGACTCTCGAGACTCATTTTGCTGTCCCCTGCTGGTTTCCACAGCGATTCTACTCTAGTATTCACAGTAGTGGAGTATCTATTTCTTCTTCTGGCTCCTCTCCTGGAACCTTTTGTTCCTGGATTCTACATACCAACCAGGTTTTTCCGTATGCTTTTGAACAAATTGGCTCGTGACTTCCATAACTATCCAGCCGTTGGAGGACTGGTGCAAACATTGATGAGTTATGTTGTCGGCGGAGACAGCTCAAATTGGGTTGGAGTATTAGGATTACCACATTACAACATGAATGACATGCCAGGGGTATCATTTCATGTGGCGCTTCATCTTGCACAGATGAAGCGTTCAGGAAGATTCAGAATGTTCGACTATGGCAGTGTAGCTACCAACATGGATATATACGGATCTCCTGAGCCATTGGACATTGGCGAGTACTACAGTTTTATCGACATCCCGGTTGATTTAGTCGCAGGACGAAAAGATAAGGTGATTCGTCCATCAATGGTAAGAAAACATTACAAGTTGATGAAGGAATCAGGTGTAGATGTTTCGTACAACGAATTCGAGTACGCTCATTTGGACTTCACATTCTCTCATCGCGAAGAACTCTTGGCTTATGTCATGTCTCGCTTGCTTCTCGTGGAACCAACTACTCTTTCGCGACAATCTAGTCTTAAAGCTTTAAAGCTAAAGAAAAAAGAACTGGTTAAGAATGATTCCAAGGCTGAAGAAGAATCGACAAGCCAGTAA
- the LOC133029019 gene encoding bystin-like yields the protein MPQLDTQLIGKVLSNCTDGKIPKLFKLIPSMINWEDILYLTEPEKWSPNAMYQAVRIFASNMGVKRAECFYKLVLLPRVREDIRKNKRLHFALYQSLKKCVYKPGAFYKGILFPLCESKTCNLREAVIIGSIIQKVSIPLLHSSVALLKLVDMEYCGTTSYFIKIILEKKYALTYRALDALVAHFVRFLDDTRIMPVIWHQSLLALVQKYKNELQKEDKVKLRAFLEKQNHKLITPEITRELNNSRNRVEKEDDLMLIDILCLQGSLRCCSIPYLADDLLGRVFDECPDIKILKKLHSKIFFDQHLHQNPSLAIKLMRGYAANEETRITHHIFDFDEMSVKNVVFFNVMMV from the exons ATGCCTCAGCTGGATACCCA ACTTATTGGCAAGGTTCTTAGCAACTGTACAGATGGTAAGATACCTAAGCTGTTTAAACTCATCCCTTCAATGATAAACTGGGAAGATATTCTGTATTTGACTGAGCCCGAGAAGTGGTCTCCCAATGCAATGTATCAAGCTGTGAGAATTTTTGCATCCAATATGGGTGTGAAGAGGGCAGAGTGCTTTTACAAGCTTGTCTTGTTGCCACGGGTTAGAGAAGATATTAGAAAGAATAAGCGTTTGCATTTTGCTCTGTATCAGTCCTTGAAAAAGTGTGTTTACAAACCTGGTGCATTCTATAAAGGAATACTATTTCCTCTATGTGAG TCAAAAACATGCAATCTAAGGGAAGCTGTTATTATTGGGAGCATAATACAAAAAGTTTCTATTCCTCTTCTTCATTCAAG TGTTGCATTGTTGAAACTTGTTGATATGGAATATTGTGGTACAACAAG TTACTTTATAAAGATTATTTTGGAGAAAAAGTATGCTCTTACATATCGGGCACTTGATGCTCTTGTTGCACATTTTGTGAGATTTTTGGATGACACAAGAATTATGCCTGTAATATGGCATCAATCGCTGCTTGCCTTAGTGCAAAA GTACAAGAATGAACTGCAGAAGGAAGATAAAGTTAAACTGAGAGCTTTTCTTGAAAAGCAAAATCATAAACTA ATTACTCCTGAGATTACCAGGGAGCTAAATAATAGCCGCAATCGGGTTGAGAAGGAGGATGATCTTATGCTAATTGATATCCTTT GTTTGCAAGGCTCATTGCGTTGTTGCAGCAT CCCATATCTGGCTGATGATTTACTTGGAAGAGTTTTTGATGAGTGCCCAGATATCAAAATACTCAAGAAACTCCATTCCAAGATCTTTTTTGACCAGCATCTTCATCAGAATCCATCACTAGCTATTAAGCTTATGAGGGGTTATGCAGCCAATGAGGAAACAAGGATTACCCACCACatatttgattttgatgaaatgtCTGTGAAGAATGTTGTCTTCTTTAATGTCATGATGGTCTAG
- the LOC115710223 gene encoding putative disease resistance protein RGA4 has translation MADLAYTIAGNVLDKLGSLAYEEVSLAWGMKKDLDKLKLITLALQDVLLDAETKQENNPQLKNWLCHLKDVFHDAVDVLDEFECELLRRQVVKQYASFGRKVCRFFSRSNPLVYRFSVVHRVKEIRQQLDEIAKNMETFHLIKTQLNVQQNSLVLENRVMTHSFINPSDFIGRDREKEKILDMILMDDHKIENQIPVVSIMGIGGLGKTTLIKSVFNDGKIDEKFDLKIWVCVSLDFDVSTLVKDVIMSATNNEAEISKLTNLEQLQRSLSETLKDKKFLLVLDDVWNEDPFKWQEFAELLSVDSKKSKIIVTTRSSKVASIMGGTEPYELKGLPKKDSLSLFFKYAFRGEEDASKYPELKRIGEEIVEKCSGVPLALKTLGSLLQLKTGAHEWKIVRDSKIWELEREQGHILPALRLSYNAMSPSLKQCFAYCSTFKEDRLMSSFDLISIWMALGILHSPNNKVELEDIGRSYFLELWGRSFFQVNDFSNDYFEINQNFRVHDLIHNLACSITQRECSIVSSNSGEISDSIRYLRIVINENNLTKLSKLKKLRSIHVECTGDENDEVVRLFLSTCISRFKNLRVFDLVGLSFKVLPSSIGAMKQLRYLDLTNNEKLKRLPDSICKLQSLQNLCLFGCEELEELPREIGNLESLRVLGLTTKQSFLADGGIGRLKSLRFLGFKGCENLKALPNDLRNCTTLRVLLILNCKELELASEFVNEDVQLSLQTFAIDELPKTTDLPQWLQQAAKTLQYLHIEDCSELATLPEWLPKLMSLEKLVIRDCPKLLTLPEGMEGLTSLTHLLIEDCDALQKRCKQGQGKDWQKIAHIPNLSIDDYDGDDDEN, from the coding sequence ATGGCAGATCTAGCTTACACAATAGCTGGAAATGTCTTGGACAAACTGGGTTCTCTTGCTTATGAAGAGGTTAGCTTGGCATGGGGAATGAAAAAAGATCTTGACAAGCTTAAGCTAATCACATTAGCCCTCCAAGATGTGCTTTTGGATGCTGAAACTAAGCAAGAAAACAATCCCCAGCTCAAAAACTGGCTTTGTCACCTTAAAGACGTGTTCCATGATGCAGTGGATGTGCTCGATGAATTTGAGTGTGAGTTACTGAGGAGACAAGTTGTCAAACAATATGCCTCTTTTGGTAGAAAGGTATGCCGTTTCTTTTCGCGGTCCAATCCTCTTGTTTATCGTTTTAGTGTTGTTCATCGAGTTAAAGAGATAAGACAACAATTAGATGAGATTGCTAAGAATATGGAAACGTTTCATTTGATCAAAACTCAGCTGAATGTGCAACAAAACTCTCTCGTGTTGGAGAATAGAGTGATGACTCACTCCTTTATTAACCCTTCAGATTTTATTGGTAGAGATCGTGAAAAAGAAAAGATCCTAGATATGATATTGATGGATGATCACAAAATTGAGAATCAAATTCCTGTGGTATCTATAATGGGAATTGGGGGTTTAGGAAAGACTACACTTATCAAATCAGTTTTCAATGATGGGAAAATTGATGAAAAGTTTGATTTGAAGATTTGGGTTTGTGTATCTTTAGATTTCGATGTCAGTACACTAGTGAAAGATGTTATTATGAGTGCAACTAATAATGAAGCTGAGATTAGTAAGTTGACTAATTTAGAGCAGTTGCAAAGATCCTTGAGTGAGACTTTGAAGGATAAAAAGTTTCTACTTGTGTTGGATGATGTGTGGAATGAGGACCCTTTTAAGTGGCAGGAATTTGCAGAGTTGTTATCAGTGGATTCTAAGAAAAGCAAAATTATAGTGACAACACGAAGTAGTAAAGTTGCTTCAATCATGGGTGGAACAGAACCTTATGAATTAAAGGGCCTGCCTAAGAAGGATTCTTTGTCTTTGTTTTTCAAGTACGCATTTCGAGGTGAAGAAGACGCATCAAAATATCCTGAACTCAAAAGAATTGGTGAAGAAATTGTGGAAAAGTGTAGTGGGGTTCCTTTGGCATTGAAGACTTTGGGCAGTCTCCTTCAGTTGAAGACTGGAGCTCATGAGTGGAAAATTGTCAGAGACAGCAAAATTTGGGAGTTGGAACGTGAGCAAGGTCATATTTTGCCTGCATTGCGATTGAGTTACAATGCAATGTCTCCATCTTTGAAACAATGTTTTGCTTATTGCTCAACTTTCAAAGAGGACAGGTTGATGTCAAGCTTTGATTTGATTAGTATTTGGATGGCACTTGGAATCCTTCATTCACCTAACAACAAAGTTGAGTTGGAAGATATTGGTAGATCATACTTCCTAGAGTTGTGGGGCAGGTCTTTCTTTCAAGTAAATGATTTTAGTAATGATTATTTTGAAATCAACCAAAATTTTAGAGTGCATGATTTAATTCACAATCTTGCATGCTCAATCACCCAAAGAGAGTGCTCTATTGTAAGTTCTAACAGTGGAGAGATTTCTGATAGTATAAGATATTTAAGAATTGTTATCAATGAGAACAACTTAACAAAGTTGAGTAAGTTAAAGAAATTGAGGAGTATTCATGTTGAGTGTACCGGAGATGAGAATGATGAAGTTGTGCGGTTATTCCTTTCTACATGCATCTCAAGATTCAAGAACTTGCGGGTGTTTGATTTGGTTGGTTTATCTTTTAAGGTCCTGCCTAGTTCGATTGGAGCCATGAAGCAATTGAGATATCTTGACTTGACCAATAATGAAAAGCTGAAGAGACTCCCCGATTCAATTTGTAAGCTGCAAAGTTTGCAAAATCTGTGTCTTTTTGGTTGTGAGGAGCTTGAAGAATTACCAAGGGAAATAGGTAATTTAGAAAGCCTAAGGGTTCTTGGATTAACCACAAAGCAAAGCTTTTTGGCAGATGGTGGAATTGGACGCTTAAAGTCTCTTCGTTTCTTGGGTTTTAAGGGATGTGAAAATTTGAAAGCCTTGCCAAATGACTTGAGAAATTGTACTACATTACGTGTTCTATTAATACTTAATTGTAAAGAACTCGAGTTGGCaagtgaatttgttaatgaagaTGTTCAGCTGAGCCTTCAGACATTTGCGATTGATGAGTTACCAAAGACAACGGATCTGCCCCAATGGCTGCAACAAGCTGCGAAGACCCTACAATATCTACATATTGAAGATTGTTCCGAATTAGCTACATTGCCGGAGTGGCTGCCAAAACTCATGTCACTTGAGAAGCTTGTGATTAGGGATTGCCCAAAATTATTGACTCTACCAGAGGGGATGGAAGGCCTCACCTCCCTCACACATTTGCTGATTGAAGATTGTGATGCACTACAGAAAAGATGCAAACAAGGACAAGGGAAGGACTGGCAAAAGATTGCTCATATTCCTAACCTTTCTATTGATGATtatgatggtgatgatgatgagaaCTGA